In Lactuca sativa cultivar Salinas chromosome 5, Lsat_Salinas_v11, whole genome shotgun sequence, the DNA window aatcccaagatcataaaaacaatcttcagtgtgtatcgatcacgccggcgccttcccacggtcctcgctagtacctgaaatacatgcacaacaactgtaagcataaatgcttagtgagttccccaatatacacttacgcacatacgcctttccaggccctgaccttccggtcctcaatacatcgccttccggcccataacataatcgccttccggcccatacatattgccttccggcccacataacacacatagcacacatataacaaataacttaccacatatagcatacatatcacatatcatatctgaccttccggtcacacagtcaaacccttccgggtacagtatagtgagaagactcacctcgtatatgctgaaagctagcaactcctgaaatgactcgtgcacaaccgacgagctacaacctccctataacattacataactcattaatacttatatcttctaagtgtgactatccctaagaagtcagacttaggtcaactctggtcaacggtcaacggtcagctcgaccggactcggcgagtaccatggcgactcggcgagtctagtcgtcctccaactttctgagattccttatctactcgtcgagtaccctcctcgacccgacgagttactcctggaagaatcgcggggccaccccgactccactcgccgagtctgaagaacaactcggcgagtcccagtgaatcttcaagctactcgccgagtctgaagaacaactcggcgagtccatgccatgcagacgagtaactgcttcctgagataggtctcgtcccgaaatacacatgcatgggaccttatggacctctaaaggtcctactacaagattatagtcgctGGTTAACAAGGCACTActtcatctaatcactaaatgggttctataaaccctaatttcataaatacatcaatatagcagagcatacacgaattcttacctggatgatgtattctctgtattcccaatcctcagaatgtgaccccttgctgctcctttagccaatcctttctcttccttgcacaaccactcttctataaccaacaatggcctaagatccttgctccagctgcactaaatcaatttagggttcttctcagaaggctaaaatgaacaatgacggccaatgagtcccttttatacgtcccaaacctgaacggttagggtttccgctaaacagcgtcgactcgccgagtccatacctggactcgtcgagtccagtcgcgatcccgcgaccaagtctgcgatcctactcggcgagtctaggctccaactcgccgagtcccctcttaaaccacccaaaaacataatttaataatacctgagatttcgggctgttacatctCTACAACAACATTAGCAACACCACGATATTTGGCCTCAACACTGGATCAAGAGATGGTGGTCTGGCATTTGGATGACCAAGAGAGGAGATTCTGaccaagaaaaacacaataaCCAAATGTGAAGCGCCGAGTGGAAGGACAGCCTGCCCATTCCACATCTGATTAGGCAATGAGACTGCAAAATGGAGATACATATAACTGTAATCCATGATCCAGAGTACCTTGAACATAGCGAAGAATGCGCTTAAGAGCTACAAAGTGAGGCTCCTGTCGGTCGTGCATGTATAAATAAACTTGCTGCATATCAAAGGATATGTTTAGGCGCGTAAATATCAAGTATTTGAGAGCCCCGGCAAGACTACGATAAAGAGTCAGATCGGCAACGGGTGGACCTGTACCGTCAAATTTGGATGAAGTGTCGGCCGGTGTGTGAGCAGATTTACATTTAGATATTTTAGCATGGTCTAGGATCTCGGAAGCATATTTCTGTTGAGAGAGAAACATGCCATGTTGATCACGTGTGACTGCAATGCCCAAAAAATAGTTCAGATCACCCAAATCAGTCATGGAGAATTCAGACCGTAGCATGGTGATGACCTGTTGAAGAATACCTGGAGAAGAACCACTCAAtacaatgtcatcaacatatagaaaGAGATACACAATGTTCTATCCTTGGTGATAAATGAAGAGAGAAGAGTCAGATTTGATGTTGATGAAGCCAAAGTGTGTAATAAACTGAGCAAATCGATGGTACCACACCCTAGGTGCCAATTTCAGGCCATATAAAGAGCACTGCAGAAGGAAAACATGATCAGGACGGGTTGAGTCACGAAATCTGGGTAACTGATGCATGTAGACAGCCTCCTATCAATGCCCATGAAGAATGGCATTTTTGACATCCAACTGATGGACTGGCCAATGATGAGAGAGGGTGAGACTAAGAACCGTTCGGATGATAGCCGGTTTGGTAACTGGGCTAAAGGTCTCATCACAATCTATCCCAGGGCGTTGACTACGCCCATTAGCAACCAACCGTGCCTTGTAACGAGCTAGAGAACCATTTgcattaaaattatttttaaacaaCCAAATACAATTAACAACATTAGCATTAGCGGGTCGAGGTACAAGTAACCAAGTGTCGTTAGAAAATAAGTGCATTATATTCATCTTTCATGGCATTTAACCAGTTGGCATCTCGAAAGGCTTCGGAGTAGGAACAAGGAACACTGGAAAGGGGGTTGTGAAATCAGTATGGAGATTTAGGCGTTCCACGGGTTTGTAAATGTCGTGGGATGCATGGGTTGTCATTGAATGGGTACGAGTGGTTGTTGGTGGGGGAGCTGGTGTGGCCGGAGGTTGCAATGGAGTAGAAGTGGTAGCCGATAGTGGTGCGCCAGGATGGTGGTTGGCGGGTTGAGGATTACTGGGTGAAGGAACCGGTTCGGGTAGATTTGTATCGGGTTCGATAACCAGGGCAGCGGGGTCGGTTGAATTGAGAGATGGATCGTTTCCGAGTGTTTGAGTGGTAGTGTGTGGGTCATTGAAGCAATTTTGGGAAGTGTCAACATCCAAAATATCATAGTCCGGTGAGGTACTCGGTGTCATGGAAGCAAAGGGAAACATCGTTGCATCAAAGGTCCCGTGGCGAGATATGATTATTTGTTTTGTGTGGAGGTTGAGGCAACGAAAGCCTTTGTGGTTTGATAAGTATCCAAGGAAAATGCATGGAAGTGACTGATGTTCAAGTTTGTTGACTTTATTGAGGTGAGGATAGCATAAACACCCAAAAAATGCATAGATGGGAATATCTGGGTTGTTTGTTATATAGCTTGTAAAATGAGGTGTTGTTGTGGAGGGTTAGATGTTTAAAAGGTGGGTCACCATGTGAAGAGCTTCAACCCGATAGGTTGGTGGGAGGTGGGCGTGAAAAAGTAAGGTACGCGTCATGTTGTTGAGCATGCATAGTATGCGTTCAGATTTACCATTTTGTTGAGAGGTGTAGGGGCATGAAAACTGCATGTGTATACTGTGGGTGTCACCCAGTTGATGAAATTGGTGGTTGCCATATTCTTTACCGTTGTCACACTGAAAGGTTTGTATGTCAGTTTGAAATTGATTTTGAACGTATGCACGAAAATGTAAAAACTTAGAGAAAGCATCAGATTTTTTTTGATAGGGTAAACCCACACAAAATGAGTAAATTGATCAAGAAAGATCACATAATATTTAATACCACTATGACTTTGTAGAGGGGAAGTCCAAACATCTGAATGAATTACTTGAAACAGAAACAAAGCATCTGTTTTAGATAACGAAAAATACAATCGTTTGTGTTTGCCAAGTTGACAAGCATGGCAAAACGAGGGAAAATCCCTTTTATTACATGAAATAGAATTACTAGAAATAAGATGCTTGAAAACTGGTTGTCCAGGATGACTAAGTCTTTGATGCCACAAAGAGAAGCTAACAGAGACAAAAGCTTGTGGTAAAGGTTTGGTGAACAGATAGAGATCCCCCATGCTATCACACCGAAAGAGGATTTGCTTGGTCTGAAAATCCTTTACAGAAAAACCAAATTCATCAAATTCAATAGAGCATTTTTATCACGAGTAAAACGACGAACACACATGAGATTTTTTATGATTTGAGGTGTAATGAAAATATATTTGAGGTAAAGGGGGCGATATGGATTATAAGGAAGGGTAGAGTCACCATTTTTGGTGATGGGAATACAAAATTTGTCCCCTACTAATACCGAGAAATTAGAAATAGTGCAcgaattgctaaaagactttagaGTACCTGAATCGCGTGAAGGTGGGTGGTTGCTCTGGTCTCCATGTACCAATCTGCATTGACCAAGTTTTGCAGATAGTTGAGAACGCTTGCGATAATTTGGTGGGTTGGTCTATGGGGTACTGAAAAAACGGATAACTATTGGGCTGTTGACAAAGCAAGGCATGCTGTTGGGTTGGGGGCAAAGTAGTCTAGGGATGTGGACTAGGCTAGCCAGGGCCAGGAGACGATGTGGGTCATTGGGCCTATGGCTGAGACACATTCGGAGTGGGAAGGAGCCTATGGTAGTGCTGCTGCAGTTGTGGTGGAAACGCCATGAATGGCCAGGGGGTATATCCACCCCAATTAGGAGCTGGATTTTGAGGACTACCACGAGAGCGACCAACACCTCGTCCGCCAGACAGGCCACCGCGATCACCACGCGTACTGCAACCACCTGTATGACTGACAGAAGAACTTCCGTGATTGTTACATGGTCTTGATTGATGCTCGGTTTGAAGCACAGTGGGGGGAGGAGGGATTATCGAGGTGAGTTGCTTGCACGATTTGATTGTGGGTCTTCAACAATGATCGTTCGTCCATGGTCAGAATCGACCACATCTGAAGAAAGGTCGGTTTCGGCAATTAATACCGCTAGGTAGGTTTCACATGAGTATATTTTTCTGAGAGCCCATTAATTGCATAAGTGACCAGATTCTTTTCGTATACGGGGGCGCCAATATTGGAGAGTAAATCAACAATTGATTTGATGTGATTGCAATACTCCAAAATTGTCGAATCACCAAGCTGAATGTTTCTTAGTTCATCATCAAGCTCAATTGCCTTGACTTCTTTGTTTTCGTGAAAAAGGGCTTCAATGGTTGTCCTGGTTTCGGTTGTTGTAGCATCAGAAGTGATGATAGACTGAAGAACATATTGAGATAGGGTTCCATAGATCCATTGTTTAACAATGTTATCTACAGTATCCCATTCAGGATCATCGCCAAGTGCAATGGAGCTTGTGAGATGATTAGAGACTTTATAACACATCAATGAGTTTTAAAAAGTTCTTGTACAGGAATCATAATTCAATTGATTCATGTCAAGAAGGAGAGGAACATATGACGTAATGTTGGTGATGCCATAGATCCGATCTATGGGTCTAGGGGTAGAAGTATTGGCACCTGGTTCGTCTTTGTCCGACATGATGCAAGAGAATGAGATGGTCGTGAAGATGTTGAAGAAACAACAGAAGACAGGGGAAGAGAAGTTCGGTGAAGACAATATGCTTGGAAGGATCGGCGTGAGAAGAAACcactagggtttttttttttttaaaagaaaacaacTCTGATACAATGTTTGAACGTATTTTCTCATCAAGTCGTATATTGCCTTCATAATGAAATATATACTGAAAATATAAAGGGCTCGGTACAAATACATGTATGGGCTAACTATAATAAAAATACATGGGCTTCTGAAACTAATACAAATAAATTATGTGTCTAATGACAGGTCTAATAGTTTCACCGTATAGAAGAACCGCCTACTTTAGAAGTAAAAACATCAATGACATATCTAGCTAAAGCAAAGCAAATGAATATGCTCTTGAATCATC includes these proteins:
- the LOC111912490 gene encoding uncharacterized protein LOC111912490, with translation MCYKVSNHLTSSIALGDDPEWDTVDNIVKQWIYGTLSQYVLQSIITSDATTTETRTTIEALFHENKEVKAIELDDELRNIQLGDSTILEYCNHIKSIVDLLSNIGAPVYEKNLVTYAINGLSEKYTHVKPT